The DNA sequence CTCGCCGAAGGCCTGGCCCACGTCCACGCGCTGCGGGTCGTCCACCGCGACCTCAAGCCGGCCAACGTGTTCCTGAGCGCGGACGGCCCGCTGATCGGTGACTTCGGCATCGCGCACGCGCTCGACACCACCCACATCACCGGCACCGGCGTCATCCCCGGCACCGCCGCCTACCTCGCGCCCGAGCAGGTCGCCGGCCAGCCCGCCGGGCCGCCCGCCGACGTCTACGCGCTCGGCCTGATCCTGCTCGAGTGCCTGACCGGGGAACGCGAGTACCAGGGCACGATGGTCGAGGCGGCGATGGCGCGACTGACGCGGGCGCCCCGGATCCCGGAGACCCTGCCGCCGGCGCTGGCGCACACCCTCTGGCGGATGACCCGGCGCGAGCCCGCGGACCGGCCCGCCGCCGCCGAAGTGCTGGAGCTGCTCCACACCACGCCGTCGACGCTGCCCTCGGCCGCGCCGCCGCCCGGACGTCCGGCGCGGCACTTCCGGACCGTCTTCGCCGCCGCCCTGACCACCGCGGCCGCGGCCACCGTCGCCGCGGTGCTGCTGGCCGCCCCGGAAGGCGGCGGCGCCTCCACTCAGTCACCGGCACCGGGCGTCACCGAGGCGGTGCGCCCGCCGGCCTCGCCGTCGACGTCGCCGCAGCAGGTGGCCGCGCCGGCCGTGACCGAGTCGGCGGACCTGGAGCCGGCCGCCGTGACGCACCAGAGCCCGGTGCAGCCGCAGAAGACGGTGAAGCAGCAGGGCAAGTCCGGGAAGAACGCGAAGCCGCCCGGCGGCAACAAGGGGAAGGGCAAGGGCCCGGGTCCGGGCACCGATTCGTGACCCGGGGCCTCCGGCGAGGGAAGCAGGGCACAACGGCCCTACCGCCGGGAATGGCCGTGGAATAGTCATGGAGAACGTCGGAATTCCCCTTTTCCGAATTCGGACTCGAAGCAATAACGACCGGTAACCGGAACGCCTCCCGGCACGACAGATCCTGCGTGTGCCGAGTGCCGCGTTTCACGGCAGGCCCGGCCGGTTCCACGACTTTCCGGAGGTTGGGATGAGTGTCCACGCTGCCCTTGCGCGCCCCGTTCCCGGTGCCCCGCGCGGACGGCACGCCAAACCCCGCGCCAGATGGCCGCGGGTTGTCGTCCGGACGTCCTTCCTGGCCCTGGCCTTGACCGCCCTCGGCGCGGTCGTCGGCGCCGGCTGGCCGCCGGTGCTGCTCGTGGTGCCCATCGCGATCCTGCTTCTGCTCGTCGCGAGCGCCACGAAGCTGCGCACGGCGAGCCGGAAGATCGACTCGATCTTCGCCGCGGAACTGTCCGCGCCGGATACCGGGATCGAAAACGTCGAAAACGAAGCCGCCTGATCCCGAGATCATTTATCGGGCACTCCGGGAAATGA is a window from the Amycolatopsis sp. NBC_00355 genome containing:
- a CDS encoding serine/threonine-protein kinase, whose protein sequence is MPRPALGEELPPTTLAGRYEVGRLIGSGGTARVYRAYDLRLDRPVAVKIYDRGAVAQDQRRRLREMSIQGSIAHPGVVALHDSGTEHGRTFLVMQLVEGENLAEKLLGGAMTTDEVTALATGLAEGLAHVHALRVVHRDLKPANVFLSADGPLIGDFGIAHALDTTHITGTGVIPGTAAYLAPEQVAGQPAGPPADVYALGLILLECLTGEREYQGTMVEAAMARLTRAPRIPETLPPALAHTLWRMTRREPADRPAAAEVLELLHTTPSTLPSAAPPPGRPARHFRTVFAAALTTAAAATVAAVLLAAPEGGGASTQSPAPGVTEAVRPPASPSTSPQQVAAPAVTESADLEPAAVTHQSPVQPQKTVKQQGKSGKNAKPPGGNKGKGKGPGPGTDS